GCCACCACGGTTAGGCGTCGGCCGGTTTTCGGTTCCAAAAATGGTGGACGCTCAAACCCATGCTGTAGAGAGCGTGGCGCACGGTAGGCAAAGACAGGCCAATGACGCTGGAGGGGTCACCGGAAATGCCATCAATGAACCACCCGCCTAGGGCTTCAAGAGTAAATGCCCCGGCACATTCGAGTGGCTCTCCGGTTTGCGCGTAGGCGATGATGTCTTCCTCTTTAGCGTCAGCGAAATGGACGTCCGTGCGCGCTACCTCTTCATAGCGCTGATTATTTGGCCCGAGGACACAGTGTCCAGTGAGAAGTTCTCCTGTTTTTCCCGCTTGCGCACGCCACCGAGCAACGGTTGTTGCCGGATCATGAGGCTTACCTAGCAGTTGCCCATCGAGCAAAAGCATGGAGTCACACCCCACCACCACATCCGCGGGGAAATTCTGAGCCACGCTGGTAGCTTTTGCTCTGGCGAGTGTGGCCACCACATCCTCAGGTGCTGCGTGAGCGCCGAGTTCAGATTGGATGCGTTCCTCATCGACATTAGCGGGGGACACAACTGGTTCCACTCCGGCGGATTCTAAAATTGCGCGCCGAGAGGGGGAGGACGAGGCCAAGATAAGTCGTGTCATCACTGAAAAAGGTCGTTATGTGAAGGTTACCGTGCTAAAGGCAGCGGGATTGTAGATGGTGTGCGGGTGCAGCCGGTCAGCGAACCGACCCCACAGGTTGGGGTCCGAGTCACTTCGTTGCCGCTTTTGATTTTCAGCGGCGCGGATTTTTTGTTGAATAACGGCGGTTAGCGCGGCTACCTCAGGTGCGCTGGGATTGCCTTTGATAACTCGAAAAAGTGGAGCTTCATTCATAATCTCGTGTTGTTCCTGACGTCGTAATGTTCTAGAGGGGGATATTGCCATGTTTCTTTAGCGGCGGATACACCACTTTTCGATCGAGTAATTCCAGACCGTCGATCAATTGTTTCCGAGTGTCCGACGGCGGGATCACCGCATCCACAAGTCCGCGTTCCGCCGCAACATAGGGGTTGAGATACCGCTCGCTGTATTCCGCCTCGTACTGTTGCATCATCTCGGCGGTGTCTTTGCCCTGAGTAGAAGCTTTTTCTAGCTTCTGTTGATACAGTTCGCGCACCGCCCCTGAAGCCTCTTGGGCGGCAATTTCAGCAGTAGGCCAGGCAAATACCAGATCCGCGCCCAGGTCCTTTGACCCCATGAGGACATAACCCGGCCCCATAGCGCGTCGGACAATCACCGTAATTTTTCCAACCTGGGCTTCGGCATAGGCGTACGCCAGGGCGGCCCCGTGACGCAAAACAGCACCATGTTCTTCCTCAACGGCCGGTTGGAATCCGGGAATATCAACGAATTCCACGATGCTGATATTGAAAGCATCGCAGGTGCGGATGAATCTGGCGGCTTTGGCAGCAGCGGCCTCATGCAAGCACCCGGCTACCTCGGTGGGCTGATTAGCGATCACACCAACACTTCGACCATCAATTCTGGCTAAAGCAGTAATGATATTCGGAGCGAAGTCTTCCTGCAGCTCAAGGAGATCTCCGTCATCTACTACGTGGCGGAGAACTTCCCGCATGTCATAGGGGGCAGTGCTGGAATCCGGAATGATCGCGTCCAATTCGGGGTTCGCAGATTCGGGTACTTCACCGGATAGCCGGGGTGCGAGCGCACGATTATTGACCGGAAGCCGGGAAATAATATCGTGAATCACGGCGGTAGCGTCGTGATCAGTATCGGCATAGAGATGGGCGGTTCCAGACTCCCTCAGGTGGACCTGGGTGCCACCGAGCCCGACGGGGTCAGTGTCAACTCCGCTGACCGTGCGAACGACGTCGGGATCGGTGAGGTGCATGGCTGAACGATCACCCACCATCACAATCACATCGGCCAAAGCCGGCATGAATGCCTGGGGGCCACAGCATTGCCCATCCACCACGGCAAGATGAGGAACTAATCCTGAAGCTCGCGATAACGCGCTGAGGATTTTTGCTTGCATGGCTAAGGGCACAATTCCTTCGACTAGTCGAGCCCCTGCACCTTCATAGAAGCCGATGAGCGGTACACCAGTTTTGGTGGCGAGTTCAATGACCTTCATGATCTTTTCCCCGTGTACCTCTCCCAGCTGCCCACGAAATATCGTGTCATCCTGGGAAAATACACACACTTTCCGGCCTTGAATCATGCCATAGCCGGTGACAACTCCATCACTGGGAGGCCGGTTTCGGTCTGCATCAAAGTCCGTGGCCCGATGCCGAGCAAGGGCGTCGATCTCTACGAAGGAGCCTTCATCTACTAATGCTTCTACCCGTTCCCGGGCGGTCAATCGACCAGCAGAATGGGTCTGTTCCACCGTCTCTTTGCCAACCGGTGCTTGGGTTTCAGCCAAGCGGGTTGACAGATCAGCGATTTTCCCGGCGGTAGTTTTCAGATCATTCTCAGCGGCAGTCATGGTTCATTAGTCTAAGTGCTAACCTTCTGCAATGAGAACCCGGGCTTATAGTGGGATGTTTCCGTGCTTGCGAGCGGGGCGGGAAACATTCTTGTCGCGATAAAGCCGCAGGTTCCGCACAATCGCCCCACGCGTCTCGCACGGCAAAATCACCGCGTCAATCAAGCCGCGTTCGGCTGCCTTATAGGGATTGA
This genomic interval from Corynebacterium poyangense contains the following:
- a CDS encoding acyl-CoA carboxylase subunit epsilon: MNEAPLFRVIKGNPSAPEVAALTAVIQQKIRAAENQKRQRSDSDPNLWGRFADRLHPHTIYNPAAFSTVTFT
- a CDS encoding Maf family protein; this encodes MTRLILASSSPSRRAILESAGVEPVVSPANVDEERIQSELGAHAAPEDVVATLARAKATSVAQNFPADVVVGCDSMLLLDGQLLGKPHDPATTVARWRAQAGKTGELLTGHCVLGPNNQRYEEVARTDVHFADAKEEDIIAYAQTGEPLECAGAFTLEALGGWFIDGISGDPSSVIGLSLPTVRHALYSMGLSVHHFWNRKPADA
- a CDS encoding acyl-CoA carboxylase subunit beta, producing MTAAENDLKTTAGKIADLSTRLAETQAPVGKETVEQTHSAGRLTARERVEALVDEGSFVEIDALARHRATDFDADRNRPPSDGVVTGYGMIQGRKVCVFSQDDTIFRGQLGEVHGEKIMKVIELATKTGVPLIGFYEGAGARLVEGIVPLAMQAKILSALSRASGLVPHLAVVDGQCCGPQAFMPALADVIVMVGDRSAMHLTDPDVVRTVSGVDTDPVGLGGTQVHLRESGTAHLYADTDHDATAVIHDIISRLPVNNRALAPRLSGEVPESANPELDAIIPDSSTAPYDMREVLRHVVDDGDLLELQEDFAPNIITALARIDGRSVGVIANQPTEVAGCLHEAAAAKAARFIRTCDAFNISIVEFVDIPGFQPAVEEEHGAVLRHGAALAYAYAEAQVGKITVIVRRAMGPGYVLMGSKDLGADLVFAWPTAEIAAQEASGAVRELYQQKLEKASTQGKDTAEMMQQYEAEYSERYLNPYVAAERGLVDAVIPPSDTRKQLIDGLELLDRKVVYPPLKKHGNIPL